The Desulfuromonas sp. TF DNA segment TACCACCGGCGCCTGCGCCGCCGCCGCCAGCGCGGGGGCGGCCCTCATGCTCAAGGAGCAGCGGCTCGTCACCGAGGTTGAGATCCCACTGCCGGCGGGTTTCAACGCCCGCTTCACCCTGCACGGACAGACCTTCGACGAGCAGCGGGCCTGCTGCTTCGTGATCAAGGACGCCGGTGACGATCCCGACGTCACCCACGGGGTGGAGGTACACGCTGAGGTGACCTTGAATCTCCCCTCACTCCGACCCTCTCCCACGAGGGGAGAGGGAGATCAGAAATTCCCCCCTCCCTTGAAGGGGGAGAGTGAAACACAAGTCATCATCGAAGGCGGCCGGGGGATCGGCAAGATGACCAAGCCGGGGCTGGCGGTGCCGGTCGGCGAGTGGGCCATCAATCCGGTCCCGCGGCAGATGATCACCGAAGCCGTGCTGGACGTCTTTCCTCCTCACTCCTCACCCCATACTCCTCACGTGACCCTGAGCATTCCGGACGGCGAGGAACGGGCGAAGCGCACCCTCAATGCCCGGCTCGGCATCGTCGGCGGCCTCTCCCTTCTGGGGACGACCGGAGTGGTCCGGCCCATCTCCCACAAGGCCTGGACCGACACCCTGGAGGTGGCACTCGACGTGGCCGTGGCCGCTGGCTGCGAAATCGCCGTGCTCAGTACGGGGCGGACGAGCGAGGTGGCGGCGCAGCAGGAATTCGCTCTGCCGGAGGAGGCGTTCATCATGATGGGAGACCATGTCGGCTACGCCCTGGAGGCCTGCCATCGCAAGGGGGTTCCCCGCGTCCTTCTGGCGGTCCAGTTCGCGAAACTGTTCAAGATCGCCTGCGGTCACCCGCAGACCCACGTCGGATCGTCCCGTCTCGATCTCGACCGGCTGGCTGACTGGGCCCGCATCGACGGCCTTGACGGGGGCCTGACGGAAGATATAGAGTGTGCCAACACGGCCCGGCAGGTGTATGAAAACCTCGGCGGCGACCACCCTCTGATCGGGATCGTGGCCGGTCGGGCCCTCGCCAGACTTCGACAGTGGGCGCCGGGGGCGAACGTAGCCGTTCTTCTGGTCGGATACGATGGCCTTACGCGGAGATTCGGCGACTTTAAGCCGTTTCTTAGAACCGCTCGATGAATAACCTGGACATCTTGCATCTGATCTTGCCCCTTAGCTAGGGAAGGAATGTCATGAAGAAGATCTACGTCATCGGAGCCGGAGTGGAAGGTCAGGAGGGCTTCAGCGGCCGGGCCCTGGAACTGGTCGGCAGGGCTGAAATTCTCTTTGGCGGGGAGCGCCTGCTGGCTCTTTTTCCGGACTTTGCTGGGGAGACGGTGGTGATCGGCAGCAACCTCGGGGAGATCGTGGAACGCTTGAGGAAGAACGAACGCCGCGCGGTGGTTCTCGCCTCCGGCGATCCGCTTTTCTTCGGCGTCGGTCGATACCTGCTGCGCAATCTGCCCGAGGAGGAGTTCGAGTTCGTTCCCAACGTCAGCTCGGTGCAGTACGCCTTTGCCAAGATCAAGGAGCCCTGGGACGACGCGGTCTTCATCTCCGCCCACGGACGCGGCCTCAAGGGGGCG contains these protein-coding regions:
- the cbiD gene encoding cobalt-precorrin-5B (C(1))-methyltransferase CbiD; this encodes MGGELRHGFTTGACAAAASAGAALMLKEQRLVTEVEIPLPAGFNARFTLHGQTFDEQRACCFVIKDAGDDPDVTHGVEVHAEVTLNLPSLRPSPTRGEGDQKFPPPLKGESETQVIIEGGRGIGKMTKPGLAVPVGEWAINPVPRQMITEAVLDVFPPHSSPHTPHVTLSIPDGEERAKRTLNARLGIVGGLSLLGTTGVVRPISHKAWTDTLEVALDVAVAAGCEIAVLSTGRTSEVAAQQEFALPEEAFIMMGDHVGYALEACHRKGVPRVLLAVQFAKLFKIACGHPQTHVGSSRLDLDRLADWARIDGLDGGLTEDIECANTARQVYENLGGDHPLIGIVAGRALARLRQWAPGANVAVLLVGYDGLTRRFGDFKPFLRTAR